Proteins encoded in a region of the Zea mays cultivar B73 chromosome 2, Zm-B73-REFERENCE-NAM-5.0, whole genome shotgun sequence genome:
- the LOC103647913 gene encoding RNA pseudouridine synthase 6, chloroplastic has product MQKPVASVVSLCPQLWHRHFRRAPLLPRARGLPSSSPILTRRRSVLPRSTSTHLAAVSTAAAAAAAPSATPYPVYDRLLPCPLQDDPPRIEHLVAREDEVAADFIARSLGLPPLYAADLIEFGAVYYALVAPQPPPYASPEHFRLFREVTEPSVLRRRASIKGKTVREAQKTFRVTDPNQRLEAGTYLRVHVHPKRFPRCYQIDWKSRVIAVADEYVVLDKPAATSVGGATDNIEESCAVFTSRALGLETPLLTTHQIDNCSEGCVVLSKTKEFCSVFHGLIREKQVKKLYLALTTAPVSTGTITHYMRPVNRAPRLVSEDCIERWHLCQMEVLDCSKVPWPSSSIRKAYNVNGCGWPQQEAAYECKINLLTGKTHQIRAQLAAIGAPIIGDSAYMTAAMAAMANPSINPFGRERLSYNSEEEKEAAVEAWIASHGKEPKSVIGLQASEISWDHEGKHHSYKAGVPWWWQDPDS; this is encoded by the exons ATGCAGAAGCCAGTGGCCTCCGTCGTCTCCCTATGTCCGCAGCTATGGCACCGCCACTTCCGTCGCGCTCCCCTCCTCCCCCGCGCCCGCGGCCTCCCCTCCTCCTCTCCTATCCTCACACGCCGCCGCTCCGTACTCCCCCGTTCCACTTCCACTCACCTCGCCGCGGTGTCaaccgctgccgccgccgccgccgccccatcAGCCACACC GTACCCAGTGTACGATCGGCTTCTGCCGTGCCCCTTGCAGGACGACCCTCCGAGAATCGAGCACCTCGTGGCTCGGGAGGACGAGGTGGCAGCCGATTTCATCGCCAGGTCGCTCGGCCTGCCTCCTCT GTATGCTGCAGACCTCATCGAGTTCGGTGCTGTGTACTACGCGCTCGTCGCCCCGCAGCCGCCTCCCTACGCTTCTCCGGAGCATTTTAGGCTCTTTCGGGAAGTCACCGAGCCTTCCGTCCTGCGCCGGAGGGCGTCCATCAAGGGGAAGACGGTGAGGGAGGCTCAGAAGACGTTCCGGGTGACGGACCCCAACCAGCGCCTCGAGGCCGGCACCTACCTGCGGGTTCATGTGCATCCTAAACGGTTTCCAAG GTGCTATCAAATTGACTGGAAATCCAGGGTAATAGCAGTCGCTGATGAATACGTTGTTCTTGATAAACCTGCCGCAACATCA GTGGGCGGAGCAACTGATAACATTGAGGAATCCTGTGCAGTCTTTACTTCGCGTGCATTAGGATTGGAAACGCCATTGCTGACGACTCACCAGATTGACAACTGCTCTGAAGGCTG TGTGGTACTATCTAAAACGAAAGAGTTCTGCTCTGTTTTCCATGGACTGATAAGG GAGAAACAGGTTAAAAAACTCTATCTTGCACTTACTACAGCACCTGTGTCAACAGGAACGATTACCCATTATATGCGCCCAGTTAATCGCGCTCCTAGATTAGTTTCTGAAG ACTGTATTGAAAGATGGCATCTCTGTCAAATGGAGGTACTCGATTGTAGCAAGGTACCATGGCCAAGCTCTTCGATCAGGAAAGCTTACAATGTAAATGGTTGTGGGTGGCCACAGCAAGAAGCTGCTTACGAATGTAAAATCAATCTCTTGACAGGGAAAACTCACCAG ATAAGGGCACAGCTTGCTGCTATAGGCGCTCCTATTATAGGGGATTCTGCATACATGACTGCAGCAATGGCAGCGATGGCCAACCCAAGCATAAACCCATTCGGTAGAGAGAGGCTGAGTTACAACAGTGAAGAGGAGAAAGAAGCCGCCGTCGAAGCATGGATTGCCTCCCACGGGAAGGAACCAAAATCCGTAATTGGGCTGCAAGCGTCAGAGATCTCTTGGGATCACGAGGGCAAGCACCATTCTTACAAGGCTGGAGTTCCGTGGTGGTGGCAGGATCCTGACTCCTGA
- the LOC103647914 gene encoding cis-zeatin O-glucosyltransferase 1-like has translation MDPAAVAIVTVPFPAQGHLNQLLHLSLLLASRGLPVHFAAPEPHLREARARLHGWGPDPAAVCFRALDVPAHDSPSPDPSSPFPAHMLPLFEGFCTGARASLAALLAELAASHRRVVVLYDRMAAFAAAEAARLPNAEALGVHCLAASYNVGWADPGHALLRRHGLVFHPPDACATPEFVALARQMGQERRRAPGAGMVVNTCRALEGDFLDALRGIPSSDGPRLFAVGPLSPVLPLPGASGTRHECLGWLDAQPPSSVLYVSFGTTSSLRPEQVRELAAALRDSGARFVWALRDADRAGMRGGEGGAEALRAAAASELGPDGAGVVVTGWAPQLEILAHGATAAFMSHCGWNSTVESLSHGKPILAWPMHSDQPWDAELVCKYLRAGVLVRPWERRHDVTPAADIRDAIDRVMASEEGAEIRRRAGALGEAVRGAVVEGGSSRQDLEELVAYVTR, from the coding sequence ATGGATCCCGCCGCCGTGGCCATCGTGACGGTGCCGTTCCCGGCGCAGGGCCACCTGAACCAGCTGCTGCACCTGTCCCTGCTCCTCGCATCGCGGGGGCTTCCTGTCCACTTCGCCGCGCCGGAGCCGCACCTCCGGGAGGCCCGCGCGCGCCTGCACGGCTGGGGGCCCGACCCCGCGGCGGTGTGCTTCCGCGCGCTGGACGTGCCCGCGCACGACTCCCCCTCCCCGGACCCATCCTCCCCGTTCCCGGCGCACATGCTGCCCCTGTTCGAGGGCTTCTGCACCGGCGCGCGGGCCTCGCTAGCCGCGctcctggcggagctggccgcgtCGCACCGCCGCGTCGTCGTCCTCTACGACCGCATGGCGGCCTTCGCGGCGGCCGAGGCCGCGCGCTTACCCAACGCCGAGGCCCTCGGCGTGCACTGCCTCGCCGCCTCCTACAACGTCGGGTGGGCGGACCCGGGGCACGCCCTCCTGCGACGCCACGGCCTCGTGTTCCACCCGCCCGACGCCTGCGCCACGCCGGAGTTCGTCGCGCTCGCCAGGCAGATGGGCCAGGAGCGCCGGCGCGCGCCCGGAGCCGGCATGGTCGTCAACACCTGCCGCGCGCTCGAGGGCGACTTCCTCGACGCACTCCGGGGGATCCCGTCCTCCGACGGCCCAAGGCTGTTCGCCGTCGGGCCTCTCAGCCCGGTGCTCCCCCTCCCCGGCGCGAGCGGGACTCGGCACGAGTGCCTGGGCTGGCTCGACGCGCAGCCGCCCTCGTCGGTGCTGTACGTGTCGTTCGGTACGACGTCGTCGCTCCGCCCGGAGCAGGTGCGCGAGCTGGCCGCCGCGCTGCGGGACAGCGGGGCGCGCTTCGTGTGGGCGCTGCGGGACGCCGACCGCGCGGGCATGCGCGGCGGGGAGGGGGGTGCCGAGGCCCTCCGCGCCGCCGCGGCGTCCGAGCTCGGCCCCGACGGCGCTGGCGTGGTGGTCACCGGGTGGGCGCCGCAGCTGGAGATCCTGGCGCACGGCGCCACCGCGGCGTTCATGAGCCACTGCGGCTGGAACTCCACCGTGGAGAGCCTCAGCCACGGGAAGCCTATCCTGGCGTGGCCCATGCACAGCGACCAGCCCTGGGACGCCGAGCTCGTGTGCAAGTACCTCCGCGCCGGCGTCCTGGTGCGCCCGTGGGAGCGGCGCCATGACGTGACCCCCGCGGCCGACATCCGCGACGCTATCGACAGGGTCATGGCCTCGGAGGAAGGGGCTGAGATCCGGCGGCGGGCCGGGGCGCTCGGGGAGGCCGTTCGCGGCGCCGTGGTCGAGGGCGGGTCGTCTAGGCAGGACCTGGAGGAGCTCGTCGCGTACGTGACGAGGTGA